The window CTGGCATCATGGCATCCATTAAGACGATATCGGGGGGCGTGGCTTCGATTTTGGCTAACGCTGATTTACCATTTTTAGCAACATCAACCTCAAATCCCTCTTCCGTCAAAATTGTTTGAAGAAGAAACAGATTATCCTCTACATCATCCACAACCAGTATACGTTTAGCTTGGCTCTTAGCTTGAAGCGGAGACATAAAAAAAGCCTTTTTCCAGGTAGAAATATTTGAATAAATAATCAGCAACCCTATCCCCGTATATGATTGCTATTTCTGGGCTGGCTTACGTCATACCTTCAGTAGATATTTCAAGGCTTAAGTTGGATGCTTTTAGACATGGTTTGGCTTGCTTTAGTCTGTCGGTTTGAGTAGACCGCGCCGTCTCACAAAGTCAACTCCAAGAGTCTTGTAACCCACCTCATCGAATAGGATGACCATCTTATCCCCTTCGTAGCGCATGATTAGTCCTTGGCCCCAGGAGGAGTGGCAACGTAGACAATACCCGGTTTCTTGGCACGAACAGCCCATTTCAGTAGGACTTGTTGCTTTTGGGCTTCATCCTCAAACCGCTTAACACCCAGCCAGATATTCGGGCGATCGAATCCCTGTACGATGACTTGGGGGTCACGCATCCCTAACCGTTCAATGATGTCCTCGCGCACGGCGGGTGATGCCGTAGCCGTTAGCGCCAATATCCTGGGATGCCCCAGTGCTTCGATTACAGCCCCCAGCCTGAGGTAATCGGGTCGGAAATCGTGACCCCACTCACTAATGCAGTGAGCTTCGTCAACGACAAAGAGCGAGGGTTGGGAATTTTACAAGCGCTCCATAGATAGACCTGCCATTCCTCTCGACACTGACCCTACGGTTATCTCGGTGTAACGGTTTCTTCTTCGGGCTTACGGAACAAATTGGCTAAGCCAATTAGACCCAGCAAACCTAGCCAACCCCAACTAGAGTTGCGCTCTCGGCTAGCAGGGCTAACGCCTTGGTAAGAGTTTGTACCTGAAGTCGTATCACTAGGGGCTGTGGTGGTACCGGAAGTCGTACCACTAGGGGCTGTAGTTGTACCGGAAGTCGTGCCACTAGGGGCTGTGGTGGTACCTGAAAGCGAGTCGCCAGGAGCTGTGCTGGTACCAGCAGGTGAGCCATCTGGAGCCGTTGTAGTGCCGGAAGTCGTACTACCAGGAGATAGAGTTGTGCCGGAAGTGGTGCTGCCTGTGCCAGCCCCCGTGCCGGAAGTGGTGCCACCCGTACTCGTACCTGTACCAAAAGTAGTGCTGCCTGTGCCTGTGCCTGTGCCTGTACTCGTGCCTGTGCCCGTGCCTGTGCCTGTGCCTATGCCAGTACCGGAATTCGTGCTGCCTGTGCCTACGCCTGTACTAGTGCCCGTGCCACCCGTACCAGAAGTAGTATCACCTAAACCACTGTCTGTACTAGTGCCCGTGCCACCAGTGCCAGAAGTAGTACCACTTAAACCCCTGCCTGTGCCTGTGCCCGTACTAGTGTCCGTACCGGAAGTTGTGCCTCCTGCTCCAGTACCTGTGCCTGTGCCTGTACTCGTGCCTGTCCCGAAAGTTGTACTACCTGTGCCCACACCTGTAGCTGTGCCCGTGCCAGAAGTCGTACCGCCTAAACCACTGCCTGTGCCTGTACTGGTGCCCGTGCCCGTGCCAGGAGTTGTGCCTGCTGCTCCAGTACTTGTGCCCGTGCCCGTGCCAGAAGTTGTGCCTGCTGCTCCAGTACCTGTGCCGGAAGTCGAACCACTCGAACCCCCACTAGTTTGGGCAGAAGTAGATCCCGTTAAGGGCATAGCGGTTAAACCAATGGCCAAGGCACCAGCCCAAGCCAGTTTGGATACATCAAAAGATTTCATAGTTATGGTTGCTTTTATTTTCTAAATGTTTTGAGATATCTGACAAAAAAAGGTATTTACACCTGACTGAGCTGCTGAATTGAGAAGAGCTCTTTGACAAACACGCAGTACCCCTTTAGGTTAGGGAAACCGATGTTGAAATTTGCTCGGCAGTGCTAGGGACTTAAGGAGTGGTTATGCTTCTCAATGTCGAACACTCTTAAGAAGCATAAAAGCTTCTGTTTCTCTCAACTTCTACCAAAGGAATAAACCTGCCTGTACCTAAGGAATTGTCTAGGTTAAGTGACGCTGTAATCAGGAATACAACTTCATCAAACCGTTACGTTCTAGTACAG of the Allocoleopsis franciscana PCC 7113 genome contains:
- a CDS encoding WGxxGxxG-CTERM domain-containing protein → MKSFDVSKLAWAGALAIGLTAMPLTGSTSAQTSGGSSGSTSGTGTGAAGTTSGTGTGTSTGAAGTTPGTGTGTSTGTGSGLGGTTSGTGTATGVGTGSTTFGTGTSTGTGTGTGAGGTTSGTDTSTGTGTGRGLSGTTSGTGGTGTSTDSGLGDTTSGTGGTGTSTGVGTGSTNSGTGIGTGTGTGTGTSTGTGTGTGSTTFGTGTSTGGTTSGTGAGTGSTTSGTTLSPGSTTSGTTTAPDGSPAGTSTAPGDSLSGTTTAPSGTTSGTTTAPSGTTSGTTTAPSDTTSGTNSYQGVSPASRERNSSWGWLGLLGLIGLANLFRKPEEETVTPR